In Malus sylvestris chromosome 15, drMalSylv7.2, whole genome shotgun sequence, a single genomic region encodes these proteins:
- the LOC126603144 gene encoding homeobox protein knotted-1-like 3 isoform X2, with product MAYHNHLSQDLPLHHFTDQTQQQHQQYQSDQTDPTSKPPEPHHPFQPAPNWLNSALLRNFTNADTNPTNSNNANNNGGGASNFLNLHVTASDSAASQASNQWLSQSHRPILHRNHSDVIDDVTVAGDSMIAAMSHDSADLKPDSNLNKSEGGVVESGIPGGGGGGDGGVMNWQNARHKAEILAHPLYEPLLSAHVACLRIATPVDQLPRIDAQLAQSQNVVAKYSALGNGMVGDDKELDQFMRHYVLLLCSFKEQLQQHVRVHAMEAVMACWEIEQSLQSLTGVSPGEGTGATMSDDEDDQVDSDANLFDGSMEGHDSMGFGPLIPTESERSLMERVRQELKHELKQGYKEKIVDIREEIMRKRRAGKLPGNTTSVLKAWWQSHSKWPYPTEEDKARLVQETGLHLKQINNWFINQRKRNWHSNPSTSTVLKSKRKSNAGENSSGDRFI from the exons ATGGCGTACCACAACCACCTCTCCCAGGACCTCCCTCTCCACCACTTCACCGACCAAACCCAGCAACAGCACCAGCAATATCAATCGGACCAAACCGACCCGACTTCCAAGCCCCCTGAGCCCCACCATCCATTTCAGCCAGCCCCCAATTGGCTCAACTCCGCCCTCCTCCGCAACTTCACCAACGCCGACACCAACCCGACCAATAGCAACAACGCAAACAACAACGGCGGCGGTGCATCCAATTTCCTGAACCTCCACGTTACCGCCTCCGACTCCGCGGCCTCCCAAGCCTCCAACCAATGGCTCTCCCAGTCCCACCGTCCGATCCTCCACCGCAACCACAGCGACGTCATCGATGACGTCACCGTTGCCGGCGACTCGATGATCGCCGCGATGTCCCATGATTCCGCAGACCTCAAGCCCGACAGCAACCTCAACAAGAGCGAAGGCGGAGTCGTCGAGAGCGGCATCCCCGGCGGAGGCGGAGGAGGAGACGGCGGGGTGATGAACTGGCAGAACGCTAGACACAAAGCCGAAATTCTGGCGCACCCGCTGTACGAGCCGCTGCTGTCGGCACACGTAGCGTGCCTGCGGATCGCGACACCGGTGGACCAGCTGCCTAGGATCGACGCTCAGCTGGCTCAGTCGCAGAATGTGGTGGCGAAGTACTCCGCCTTGGGGAATGGCATGGTCGGCGATGACAAGGAGCTTGATCAGTTCATG AGGCATTATGTTTTGTTGCTTTGTTCGTTTAAAGAACAACTGCAACAACACGTCCGGGTGCATGCAATGGAAGCAGTGATGGCTTGCTGGGAGATTGAGCAATCACTTCAAAGCTTAACAG GAGTTTCCCCCGGCGAAGGAACAGGTGCTACAATGTCTGATGACGAGGACGACCAAGTAGATAGTGATGCAAACTTGTTTGATGGAAGTATGGAGGGTCATGACAGCATGGGATTTGGCCCTCTTATACCGACAGAGAGTGAAAGGTCCTTGATGGAGCGCGTGAGGCAAGAACTGAAGCATGAACTGAAACAG GGTTACAAGGAGAAAATCGTTGACATAAGAGAGGAGATTATGCGCAAGAGAAGAGCCGGAAAACTTCCTGGCAACACCACCTCTGTCCTAAAAGCTTGGTGGCAATCACATTCGAAGTGGCCATATCCAACT GAGGAGGACAAGGCTAGGTTGGTACAGGAAACTGGTTTGCATTTAAAGCAGATAAACAACTGGTTCATCAATCAGCGGAAGAGGAACTGGCACAGCAATCCTTCAACCTCCACGGTTTTGAAGAGCAAGCGCAAAAG TAATGCAGGTGAAAACAGCAGTGGCGACCGGTTCATATAA
- the LOC126603173 gene encoding B3 domain-containing protein REM9-like: MAGSPPFPRRFFKPLIPGFEYAISLPAGFSQNLNERNMKKAVLESCQGSWQVGVARTGDGTLYFEGGWEEFVKYHNLKVGDFLVFKHLGRMVFHVNVYEPLGCEKAFPPPPPPAAAAAAAPSTSSPLFFLKSISETHSLPSKCYVTIPSEFVKAHGLGDRKKMILKVRFVGGKWPVELGTWQGGRRGAAISLRTAIRTRGWYKFYEDNRLKIGDCCKFVLKEVPDSKSKPVIMEVDIKRMVLGSSKAVVNFE; encoded by the exons ATGGCCGGTTCACCTCCATTTCCCAGACGGTTTTTCAAGCCTTTGATTCCCGGGTTCGAATACGCAATC TCACTTCCGGCGGGCTTTTCTCAAAATCTTAATGAAAGGAACATGAAGAAAGCGGTTCTTGAAAGCTGCCAGGGATCATGGCAAGTTGGAGTTGCTAGGACTGGGGATGGAACCCTCTATTTTGAAGGCGGTTGGGAAGAGTTTGTGAAGTATCACAACCTGAAAGTCGGAGACTTTCTTGTGTTCAAACACCTAGGCCGCATGGTTTTCCATGTCAACGTGTATGAGCCACTCGGTTGCGAGAAAGcgtttcctcctcctcctcctcctgctgCTGCTGCCGCCGCTGCACCATCAACCTCGAGTCCTCTGTTCTTCCTCAAAAGCATTTCGGAAACTCATTCTCTACCCAGCAAGTGTTACGTG ACTATTCCGTCGGAATTTGTGAAAGCCCATGGCCTTGGTGACAGAAAGAAAATGATCCTCAAAGTTCGGTTTGTTGGAGGAAAATGGCCGGTGGAACTTGGAACTTGGCAAGGCGGAAGGAGAGGTGCAGCCATTAGTCTTCGCACCGCAATAAGAACGAGAGGATGGTACAAGTTTTACGAGGACAACAGGCTCAAGATTGGAGATTGCTGCAAGTTTGTGCTGAAGGAGGTGCCGGATTCAAAATCGAAGCCTGTGATAATGGAGGTCGACATAAAACGCATGGTCCTGGGATCATCCAAGGCAGTTGTTAACTTCGAGTGA
- the LOC126602641 gene encoding uncharacterized protein LOC126602641 translates to MANPREKMRSVHEFPSPLEVNDEEIDPSFSCGCLWALCGRRIGARRYLLQQQEGEQAKESWLVEKVKKAREISEVLAGPKWKNFIRSFSTIYKKRRVQFQYDPQSYALNFDDGNVDREAEGAAAAYHHFSNSGSYAASQGMNAKF, encoded by the coding sequence ATGGCAAACCCACGTGAGAAAATGCGCTCGGTTCACGAATTTCCATCGCCATTGGAAGTGAACGATGAAGAAATAGATCCATCTTTTTCATGCGGTTGTTTATGGGCACTGTGTGGAAGAAGGATTGGAGCACGGAGATATCTGCTACAACAACAAGAAGGAGAACAAGCGAAAGAGAGTTGGTTGGTGGAGAAGGTTAAGAAAGCGCGAGAAATTTCGGAGGTTTTGGCAGGACCAAAGTGGAAGAACTTCATCCGATCTTTTAGTACGATATACAAGAAAAGAAGGGTGCAGTTTCAGTACGATCCACAGAGTTACGCGCTTAACTTCGATGACGGAAATGTTGATAGGGAAGCAGAGGGTGCTGCTGCTGCATACCATCATTTTTCGAATAGTGGATCATATGCAGCGTCACAAGGGATGAATGCCAAGTTCTGA
- the LOC126603144 gene encoding homeobox protein knotted-1-like 3 isoform X1, with protein sequence MAYHNHLSQDLPLHHFTDQTQQQHQQYQSDQTDPTSKPPEPHHPFQPAPNWLNSALLRNFTNADTNPTNSNNANNNGGGASNFLNLHVTASDSAASQASNQWLSQSHRPILHRNHSDVIDDVTVAGDSMIAAMSHDSADLKPDSNLNKSEGGVVESGIPGGGGGGDGGVMNWQNARHKAEILAHPLYEPLLSAHVACLRIATPVDQLPRIDAQLAQSQNVVAKYSALGNGMVGDDKELDQFMRHYVLLLCSFKEQLQQHVRVHAMEAVMACWEIEQSLQSLTGVSPGEGTGATMSDDEDDQVDSDANLFDGSMEGHDSMGFGPLIPTESERSLMERVRQELKHELKQGYKEKIVDIREEIMRKRRAGKLPGNTTSVLKAWWQSHSKWPYPTEEDKARLVQETGLHLKQINNWFINQRKRNWHSNPSTSTVLKSKRKRSNAGENSSGDRFI encoded by the exons ATGGCGTACCACAACCACCTCTCCCAGGACCTCCCTCTCCACCACTTCACCGACCAAACCCAGCAACAGCACCAGCAATATCAATCGGACCAAACCGACCCGACTTCCAAGCCCCCTGAGCCCCACCATCCATTTCAGCCAGCCCCCAATTGGCTCAACTCCGCCCTCCTCCGCAACTTCACCAACGCCGACACCAACCCGACCAATAGCAACAACGCAAACAACAACGGCGGCGGTGCATCCAATTTCCTGAACCTCCACGTTACCGCCTCCGACTCCGCGGCCTCCCAAGCCTCCAACCAATGGCTCTCCCAGTCCCACCGTCCGATCCTCCACCGCAACCACAGCGACGTCATCGATGACGTCACCGTTGCCGGCGACTCGATGATCGCCGCGATGTCCCATGATTCCGCAGACCTCAAGCCCGACAGCAACCTCAACAAGAGCGAAGGCGGAGTCGTCGAGAGCGGCATCCCCGGCGGAGGCGGAGGAGGAGACGGCGGGGTGATGAACTGGCAGAACGCTAGACACAAAGCCGAAATTCTGGCGCACCCGCTGTACGAGCCGCTGCTGTCGGCACACGTAGCGTGCCTGCGGATCGCGACACCGGTGGACCAGCTGCCTAGGATCGACGCTCAGCTGGCTCAGTCGCAGAATGTGGTGGCGAAGTACTCCGCCTTGGGGAATGGCATGGTCGGCGATGACAAGGAGCTTGATCAGTTCATG AGGCATTATGTTTTGTTGCTTTGTTCGTTTAAAGAACAACTGCAACAACACGTCCGGGTGCATGCAATGGAAGCAGTGATGGCTTGCTGGGAGATTGAGCAATCACTTCAAAGCTTAACAG GAGTTTCCCCCGGCGAAGGAACAGGTGCTACAATGTCTGATGACGAGGACGACCAAGTAGATAGTGATGCAAACTTGTTTGATGGAAGTATGGAGGGTCATGACAGCATGGGATTTGGCCCTCTTATACCGACAGAGAGTGAAAGGTCCTTGATGGAGCGCGTGAGGCAAGAACTGAAGCATGAACTGAAACAG GGTTACAAGGAGAAAATCGTTGACATAAGAGAGGAGATTATGCGCAAGAGAAGAGCCGGAAAACTTCCTGGCAACACCACCTCTGTCCTAAAAGCTTGGTGGCAATCACATTCGAAGTGGCCATATCCAACT GAGGAGGACAAGGCTAGGTTGGTACAGGAAACTGGTTTGCATTTAAAGCAGATAAACAACTGGTTCATCAATCAGCGGAAGAGGAACTGGCACAGCAATCCTTCAACCTCCACGGTTTTGAAGAGCAAGCGCAAAAG AAGTAATGCAGGTGAAAACAGCAGTGGCGACCGGTTCATATAA
- the LOC126602368 gene encoding uncharacterized protein LOC126602368 isoform X2, translating to MESQQDRQCPPAALEDCLKLLKGERDEQRLAGLLLVTKFCKGDDLPSLQFIYNAVGVGFLDRLLRTGMGKGSISSSGSENRDAYLQLSVTVLAAFCRVPEIAASNDMVSKIPLVLEVLSNRPGSAVLDECYEFLYLVSTASEDGIMTMYSSGGMKMLASHMSVLPDGSHQMELAMKLVQLILNKLSLDIISNDYLQELAVIVAAISRQFAVLHSAVKFDALHLLSAILSSQYAAPLCDSLRVLPEKDFPNYIRDGIAAIIQNRVAPSEKLQALILADSMMMIYGERWLIGQISLSELKEPIPADRCLVLVLEQSRVEVAVLLNELAQLKDEASKKSTAPAETFCLKKRNVAIAFSLLEKIISLISNASENEGDPIDENTCMTVIKGLNETIGVVLEYLQDAREHGQRKGDDLLASVRLIGSYLAETPLACKENVRELLEYMLSVEGEDERSPFYSICFLLPMLCQMTMEIEGCKALVSCAGHNAVVDCLVKLIGSHGYMVEDNDRILLACDTILNLLLKKEQLQIPLDDSVLVSLLKALAYWTEIGHLNNSCTPDFRG from the exons ATG GAATCGCAGCAAGACAGACAGTGTCCGCCGGCGGCGCTCGAAGACTGCTTGAAGCTATTGAAGGGCGAGAGAGACGAGCAGCGCCTCGCTGGCCTTCTCCTCGTCACCAAATTCTGCAAAGGCGACGACCTCCCCTCCCTCCAGTTCATTTACAATGCCGTCGGCGTCGGCTTTCTTGACCGACTCCTCAGGACTG GGATGGGAAAGGGAAGCATTAGCAGTAGCGGAAGTGAAAATCGGGATGCGTATTTGCAACTATCGGTTACTGTCCTTGCTGCATTCTGTCGTGTTCCGGAAATCGCTGCTTCGAACGACATGGTTTCGAAGATTCCGTTGGTACTGGAGGTTTTATCCAACAG ACCAGGATCCGCTGTTCTTGATGAATGCTATGAATTTTTGTATTTGGTGTCAACGGCTTCTGAAGACGGAATCATGACAATGTACTCATCTGGTGGCATGAAAATGCTGGCTTCTCATATGTCCGTTTTGCCAGACG GTTCTCATCAAATGGAGCTTGCTATGAAACTCGTGCAATTGATACTAAATAAACTGTCTCTTGACATCATTAGCAATGACTATCTTCAGGAACTCGCAGTGATT GTGGCTGCAATATCGAGGCAATTTGCTGTCTTGCATAGTGCTGTGAAATTTGATGCGCTCCACCTACTGTCTGCCATCCTCTCATCGCAGTATGCG GCACCACTTTGTGATTCTCTTCGTGTATTACCAGAAAAAGATTTTCCAAATTACATACGCGATGGTATTGCAGCCATTATACAAAACCGTGTTG CGCCTAGCGAAAAGCTTCAGGCACTTATTTTGGCTGATTCTATGATGATGATATATGGGGAACGATGGTTGATAGGTCAGATCAGCTTAAGTGAGTTGAAAGAGCCTATTCCAGCTGACAG GTGCCTAGTGCTAGTACTGGAGCAATCAAGGGTTGAAGTTGCAGTTCTTCTTAATGAGCTTGCCCAGTTGAAAGATGAGGCATCCAAGAAATCTACGGCCCCTGCTGAGACATTTTGTTTAAAGAAACGGAATGTGGCTATTGCCTTTTCCTTACTTGAAAAGATAATTAGCTTAATATCAAATGCCAGTGAGAATGAAG GGGATCCTATTGATGAAAATACTTGCATGACGGTGATTAAGGGCCTTAACGAGACAATTGGCGTAGTTTTAGAGTATTTACAAGATGCAAGG GAACATGGACAAAGGAAGGGAGATGATCTTCTTGCTTCAGTACGGCTTATTGGGAG CTATCTTGCAGAAACACCCCTTGCATGCAAAGAGAATGTTAGAGAACTTTTAGAGTATATGCTTTCTGTTGAAGGTGAAGATGAACGAAG CCCCTTCTACTCTATATGCTTTTTGCTTCCAATGCTCTGCCAAATGACAATGGAGATTGAAGGATGTAAAGCTTTGGTTTCCTGTGCTGGCCATAACGCT GTGGTTGATTGCCTTGTAAAATTGATTGGGTCACATGGCTATATGGTTGAAGATAATGATCGCATTCTTTTGGCTTGTGACACAATCTTGAATCTTCTTTTAAAG AAAGAGCAATTGCAAATCCCACTGGATGATTCAGTGCTTGTTAGTCTATTAAAAGCACTGGCATACTGGACAG AGATTGGGCATCTTAATAATTCTTGTACACCTGATTTCAGAGGGTAA
- the LOC126603144 gene encoding homeobox protein knotted-1-like 3 isoform X3, producing MAYHNHLSQDLPLHHFTDQTQQQHQQYQSDQTDPTSKPPEPHHPFQPAPNWLNSALLRNFTNADTNPTNSNNANNNGGGASNFLNLHVTASDSAASQASNQWLSQSHRPILHRNHSDVIDDVTVAGDSMIAAMSHDSADLKPDSNLNKSEGGVVESGIPGGGGGGDGGVMNWQNARHKAEILAHPLYEPLLSAHVACLRIATPVDQLPRIDAQLAQSQNVVAKYSALGNGMVGDDKELDQFMRHYVLLLCSFKEQLQQHVRVHAMEAVMACWEIEQSLQSLTGVSPGEGTGATMSDDEDDQVDSDANLFDGSMEGHDSMGFGPLIPTESERSLMERVRQELKHELKQGYKEKIVDIREEIMRKRRAGKLPGNTTSVLKAWWQSHSKWPYPTEEDKARLVQETGLHLKQINNWFINQRKRNWHSNPSTSTVLKSKRKR from the exons ATGGCGTACCACAACCACCTCTCCCAGGACCTCCCTCTCCACCACTTCACCGACCAAACCCAGCAACAGCACCAGCAATATCAATCGGACCAAACCGACCCGACTTCCAAGCCCCCTGAGCCCCACCATCCATTTCAGCCAGCCCCCAATTGGCTCAACTCCGCCCTCCTCCGCAACTTCACCAACGCCGACACCAACCCGACCAATAGCAACAACGCAAACAACAACGGCGGCGGTGCATCCAATTTCCTGAACCTCCACGTTACCGCCTCCGACTCCGCGGCCTCCCAAGCCTCCAACCAATGGCTCTCCCAGTCCCACCGTCCGATCCTCCACCGCAACCACAGCGACGTCATCGATGACGTCACCGTTGCCGGCGACTCGATGATCGCCGCGATGTCCCATGATTCCGCAGACCTCAAGCCCGACAGCAACCTCAACAAGAGCGAAGGCGGAGTCGTCGAGAGCGGCATCCCCGGCGGAGGCGGAGGAGGAGACGGCGGGGTGATGAACTGGCAGAACGCTAGACACAAAGCCGAAATTCTGGCGCACCCGCTGTACGAGCCGCTGCTGTCGGCACACGTAGCGTGCCTGCGGATCGCGACACCGGTGGACCAGCTGCCTAGGATCGACGCTCAGCTGGCTCAGTCGCAGAATGTGGTGGCGAAGTACTCCGCCTTGGGGAATGGCATGGTCGGCGATGACAAGGAGCTTGATCAGTTCATG AGGCATTATGTTTTGTTGCTTTGTTCGTTTAAAGAACAACTGCAACAACACGTCCGGGTGCATGCAATGGAAGCAGTGATGGCTTGCTGGGAGATTGAGCAATCACTTCAAAGCTTAACAG GAGTTTCCCCCGGCGAAGGAACAGGTGCTACAATGTCTGATGACGAGGACGACCAAGTAGATAGTGATGCAAACTTGTTTGATGGAAGTATGGAGGGTCATGACAGCATGGGATTTGGCCCTCTTATACCGACAGAGAGTGAAAGGTCCTTGATGGAGCGCGTGAGGCAAGAACTGAAGCATGAACTGAAACAG GGTTACAAGGAGAAAATCGTTGACATAAGAGAGGAGATTATGCGCAAGAGAAGAGCCGGAAAACTTCCTGGCAACACCACCTCTGTCCTAAAAGCTTGGTGGCAATCACATTCGAAGTGGCCATATCCAACT GAGGAGGACAAGGCTAGGTTGGTACAGGAAACTGGTTTGCATTTAAAGCAGATAAACAACTGGTTCATCAATCAGCGGAAGAGGAACTGGCACAGCAATCCTTCAACCTCCACGGTTTTGAAGAGCAAGCGCAAAAG GTGA
- the LOC126603146 gene encoding uncharacterized protein LOC126603146, which produces MLNEEFRSHSPTSPLHQKRHLRSICLSGCFSGMSTHPFDVLDNDADYYHNSNNQRARTPPPRSPLPEIKGRCMQLISKIGGGVRSGRVRRRNASADFSYDPSSYALNFEDDACKADDQLLNGFSARLSASSIPTTPHERKINRNALDDILESEEELAAAAAANENNAKSRANGGVPPRRRGRSRHSSSSVDFSYEPSSYARNFEDDVNRGDEMISLRRFGGLLAQPKQSLTVTTPPPAKCSALGPEIAAFS; this is translated from the coding sequence ATGTTGAACGAGGAATTCCGGTCTCATTCGCCGACGTCGCCTCTCCACCAGAAGCGCCACCTCCGATCAATCTGCCTCTCGGGCTGCTTCTCCGGCATGAGCACACACCCATTCGACGTTCTCGACAACGACGCAGACTACTACCACAACAGCAACAACCAGAGGGCCCGGACGCCGCCGCCGAGGTCGCCTCTGCCGGAGATCAAAGGCCGCTGCATGCAACTCATATCAAAGATCGGCGGCGGAGTTAGGTCCGGAAGAGTGCGCCGCCGCAACGCCTCCGCCGACTTTAGCTACGACCCCTCCAGCTACGCCCTCAACTTCGAGGATGACGCCTGCAAGGCCGATGACCAGCTTCTCAACGGATTCTCGGCTCGGCTCTCGGCTTCCTCAATCCCGACGACGCCGCACGAGAGGAAGATAAACCGCAATGCGCTCGACGACATCTTGGAGAGCGAGGAGGAGTTGGCAGCTGCTGCGGCGGCTAACGAGAACAATGCGAAGAGCCGGGCGAACGGTGGCGTGCCTCCGAGGAGGCGGGGGAGGAGCCGGCACTCGTCGTCTTCGGTCGACTTCAGCTACGAGCCGTCGAGCTACGCCAGGAATTTCGAGGACGACGTGAACCGAGGCGATGAGATGATATCCCTCAGGAGGTTTGGTGGTTTGCTGGCGCAGCCGAAGCAGAGCTTGACGGTGACGACGCCTCCGCCTGCCAAGTGTTCGGCCTTGGGTCCGGAGATTGCTGCGTTTAGTTAA
- the LOC126602368 gene encoding uncharacterized protein LOC126602368 isoform X1, translating into MESQQDRQCPPAALEDCLKLLKGERDEQRLAGLLLVTKFCKGDDLPSLQFIYNAVGVGFLDRLLRTGMGKGSISSSGSENRDAYLQLSVTVLAAFCRVPEIAASNDMVSKIPLVLEVLSNRPGSAVLDECYEFLYLVSTASEDGIMTMYSSGGMKMLASHMSVLPDGSHQMELAMKLVQLILNKLSLDIISNDYLQELAVIVAAISRQFAVLHSAVKFDALHLLSAILSSQYAAPLCDSLRVLPEKDFPNYIRDGIAAIIQNRVAPSEKLQALILADSMMMIYGERWLIGQISLSELKEPIPADRCLVLVLEQSRVEVAVLLNELAQLKDEASKKSTAPAETFCLKKRNVAIAFSLLEKIISLISNASENEGDPIDENTCMTVIKGLNETIGVVLEYLQDAREHGQRKGDDLLASVRLIGSYLAETPLACKENVRELLEYMLSVEGEDERSPFYSICFLLPMLCQMTMEIEGCKALVSCAGHNAVVDCLVKLIGSHGYMVEDNDRILLACDTILNLLLKKEQLQIPLDDSVLVSLLKALAYWTEGKDDPSTIMMASSICSLLFDLTSEKALLKHPNFDDSTLDSLSRLIARSMASWGQGMSGAAKEEADLLEIVTSGYSQWANRFSRVRKAVEKQPAGPAAEQWTFIY; encoded by the exons ATG GAATCGCAGCAAGACAGACAGTGTCCGCCGGCGGCGCTCGAAGACTGCTTGAAGCTATTGAAGGGCGAGAGAGACGAGCAGCGCCTCGCTGGCCTTCTCCTCGTCACCAAATTCTGCAAAGGCGACGACCTCCCCTCCCTCCAGTTCATTTACAATGCCGTCGGCGTCGGCTTTCTTGACCGACTCCTCAGGACTG GGATGGGAAAGGGAAGCATTAGCAGTAGCGGAAGTGAAAATCGGGATGCGTATTTGCAACTATCGGTTACTGTCCTTGCTGCATTCTGTCGTGTTCCGGAAATCGCTGCTTCGAACGACATGGTTTCGAAGATTCCGTTGGTACTGGAGGTTTTATCCAACAG ACCAGGATCCGCTGTTCTTGATGAATGCTATGAATTTTTGTATTTGGTGTCAACGGCTTCTGAAGACGGAATCATGACAATGTACTCATCTGGTGGCATGAAAATGCTGGCTTCTCATATGTCCGTTTTGCCAGACG GTTCTCATCAAATGGAGCTTGCTATGAAACTCGTGCAATTGATACTAAATAAACTGTCTCTTGACATCATTAGCAATGACTATCTTCAGGAACTCGCAGTGATT GTGGCTGCAATATCGAGGCAATTTGCTGTCTTGCATAGTGCTGTGAAATTTGATGCGCTCCACCTACTGTCTGCCATCCTCTCATCGCAGTATGCG GCACCACTTTGTGATTCTCTTCGTGTATTACCAGAAAAAGATTTTCCAAATTACATACGCGATGGTATTGCAGCCATTATACAAAACCGTGTTG CGCCTAGCGAAAAGCTTCAGGCACTTATTTTGGCTGATTCTATGATGATGATATATGGGGAACGATGGTTGATAGGTCAGATCAGCTTAAGTGAGTTGAAAGAGCCTATTCCAGCTGACAG GTGCCTAGTGCTAGTACTGGAGCAATCAAGGGTTGAAGTTGCAGTTCTTCTTAATGAGCTTGCCCAGTTGAAAGATGAGGCATCCAAGAAATCTACGGCCCCTGCTGAGACATTTTGTTTAAAGAAACGGAATGTGGCTATTGCCTTTTCCTTACTTGAAAAGATAATTAGCTTAATATCAAATGCCAGTGAGAATGAAG GGGATCCTATTGATGAAAATACTTGCATGACGGTGATTAAGGGCCTTAACGAGACAATTGGCGTAGTTTTAGAGTATTTACAAGATGCAAGG GAACATGGACAAAGGAAGGGAGATGATCTTCTTGCTTCAGTACGGCTTATTGGGAG CTATCTTGCAGAAACACCCCTTGCATGCAAAGAGAATGTTAGAGAACTTTTAGAGTATATGCTTTCTGTTGAAGGTGAAGATGAACGAAG CCCCTTCTACTCTATATGCTTTTTGCTTCCAATGCTCTGCCAAATGACAATGGAGATTGAAGGATGTAAAGCTTTGGTTTCCTGTGCTGGCCATAACGCT GTGGTTGATTGCCTTGTAAAATTGATTGGGTCACATGGCTATATGGTTGAAGATAATGATCGCATTCTTTTGGCTTGTGACACAATCTTGAATCTTCTTTTAAAG AAAGAGCAATTGCAAATCCCACTGGATGATTCAGTGCTTGTTAGTCTATTAAAAGCACTGGCATACTGGACAG AGGGTAAGGATGACCCGTCAACTATTATGATGGCTTCAAGCATTTGCTCGCTGCTATTTGATTTGACATCTGAGAAGGCTCTTCTTAAGCATCCTAACTTTGATGACAGCACTCTAGATAGTTTATCTCGTCTCATCGCAAGAAGTATGGCTTCATGGGGACAG GGTATGTCTGGTGCTGCTAAAGAAGAAGCGGATCTTCTTGAGATTGTCACGTCAG GATATTCTCAATGGGCGAATCGGTTTTCTCGTGTGAGGAAAGCTGTTGAGAAACAGCCAGCTGGTCCTGCAGCCGAACAATGGACTTTTATTTACTAA